The stretch of DNA GCTCCCATGCCCAAAGCAAGCTATTCCGGCGTCAGTACGGTCCGACCAAGGTCTTTAAATGATACCAAAGAAGGCATTTGTCACCGGCGCGACCGGTTTCTTGGGGAGTCATCTCATTGACCGGCTCCTCGAGAAGGGATGGGAGGTTCATGCCTTGGTCCGCAAGTCGTCCAATCTCCGCTGGCTTTCGGGGAAAAAGATCAATCTTTATTACGGTGATGTTGTTGGCGATCTTGCGGCCCTCCGGGAAGGTCTTAAAGAGGTCGATCTCTGCTTTCATTTGGCCGGTGTCATCCGGGCAGCAAGGCCCTCTGACTATGACAAGGTTAATGCCGAGGGGACCCGGAACGTCCTCGAGTCGTTGCTTCAAGTCAACCCCAAGGTGGGGAAGGTTGTTGTGGTGACGAGTTTGGCCGCCTCCGGTCCCGCACAGAATGGGAGGCCACTCAACGAGACAGATGACTGTCGTCCGGTCACCGATTATGGGAAGAGCAAGCTCAAGGCCGAAAAAATAGCGATGAGCTATTGTGACAGGCTACCGGTCACGATTATCCGCCCTCCTGGCATTTATGGTCCGCGTGACACCCAGATTTACCACTATTTTAAGATGGCAACGCGAGGTTTTATTATTCTCCCGCGAGGAGGCGAGCGAAGGCTGAACCTTGTGCACTCGGACGATGTCGTTCAAGGGATTCTGTTGGCCGCTGAAAGCCCACAATCAACCGGCGAGACTTTTTTTATTGGAGACGGTGAGAATTACAGTTGGGAAGAGATTGTGGATCAGGTTTCGGCGGCCGTCCGGCCCCGAGGCGTTTTCAAACTGAGGCTTCCCAAGTCGATGGGCTATCTTCTGGGGGGGTGTGGTGAAATTTTCATGCGGCTGACCGGTCAGATAATCCCGATCAACCTCACCAACATAAAAAATTTTTTCAAAGGAAACTGGATTTTGGATATCGGCAAGGCCCGGCGAATTCTTGGTTATAGGCCGACCCATCCACTGGCCGAAGGACTTCAGGAGACCGCGGCGTGGTATCGCAAGCAGGGCTGGCTTTAGCCCATCCTATTCCTGAGATCTTCTACTGCGGCTGGCTACAAGGCCATGGGACTGCGTTCTCGGGTCAAAAAGTCCTCGACATAGCGCACGGCTATGCCTCCGGGCTTTTTGACCCTGCGGCCTTGCCCCCTGGCCTTTCGCTCGACCTCGCAACGAACATCCCAGGAATAGGATGGGTTAGTGGAATTAAGCGGTTTTTGATTCGATCAATCCAACAATCCCTTCCGCCGAGTTCAGTGAACTTTCCGCCAATTTTTTATCAGGAGAGACACCCCGTAAGGCCCCTGCGGCATCCGGATATTTTAATGGGACATAATATTCCGAAAGTTTTTTTAGAGTACCGATATGCTCATCCAGCCAGTCCACCTGCATGAGTTTCAAGAGACGGATTAACCCATGATCCTTAGGATAGCTTTTGTCTTGATAGACAAGATATCCTTTCATCGCCTTCTCAACGGCCTGCTGCGATAGAACACAAACATGAGAGAAGAAACCATCTCGGAGACCTGCTTTTGCAAACGCCAGATCGTCTCTCGCATAGTCAAACCATTCCTCATGCAGCTTTTTCATAGAGTATTTTCCCTCTCTTTACAATTTCATCACGAAAAAATGGTCTTTCTTTGACTGCCTTGGCAAACTCGTCGGGTGTATAAACAAGGAAATCGATGTCGATATCATAATTGAGAAGATCGACCAATTGATCAACTCTCTTAAAGTAGCTAAGAGAGGTCTCCTTGATGACCACCATATCGATATCCGAATTAGGCCCCACATGGTCGGTTGCTGCAGAACCGAAGAGAATTACCTTTTCCGGATCGTAATATTTCTTCAGATCGTCGAGGACCTGTTTCACATTTCTTTCAATCTCCTCCCGTCTTTTAAGATCCGATATCATCAGAACTTCGGGATTTTTATCCTCTCGCATCTTTTCGATGATTGATTTTATTTCTACGGTGAAAGGATATTTTTGATTCCAGCGATAGAAGGCGGTCCCTGTCCTCTCGACCTTTTCGAGAAGACCACCCTTTGTGAGATATTTCAGCTCAAGCCCGACTGCATACGGGGATTCTTTGATCTCAGTTGCAACCTGTTGGGGGTAAAATTCATAGGACGAATTTATCGTAAATAAGGCTATTATCTTCCGCCGGACGGCTGATTTAACCAATAAATCAAACATATTATATATATACAATAAATTTGTATATTTAACAAATTAATTTTTATCCGCCTCCGCCAGAAAACCCCGCCGTCTTGCGGGGAGCTTCATTTCTGACTGGCAGGCCGAAGTAGTTTAGATCAGGAGCAGCAGGCCTCTTTATCTTTCTTGCGGCAAAAAATCAGTGCATCAATGGAATAGCAACCGGCGCCTGTGAGCAACAGCGAGAGGGCGGTTCCGCCGTAGAGGAATGCCATCTCTTTGTGGTCCCATGGATCGGTCGCATGAAAGACAAAGAAGGCGGTCCCCATCGTGAAAAGGATCAGGAAGGAAGCAAGGCGTGTGAAAAGGCCCAAGGCGAGAAGAACACCTCCGACCCCTTCGCTCAACGCGGCGGCCCAGGCGAAAACGAGGGGGAAGGGGAGCCCCAGCTTTGCCGTCACCACGCCATCGGCAAATCCCTGCATATCCCCGTTGATCTTGCCCCAACCGTGCAGGGCAATACCATAGCCAATGAGAACTCTTAAGGTGAGCAACCCGAGTGCTTCGAGACGGGCCTTCCAAGGACAGTGTACCATATAGTTATTCCCCCTTTGTTGGTTAGAGATCTGGAAAGAAAAATCTGATTTCAACCTTTGCCGTTTCCGGTCCATCCGACCCGTGAACGACATTTGCGTCGATGCTTGTTGCAAAATCGCGCCGAATCGTCCCCGGGGCCGCCTTCTGCGGATCGGTTGCCCCCATGACCTCCCGGTTTTTGGTAATGGCGTTGTCCCCCTCAAGGACTGAAACAAAGACAGGTCCTGAGGTCATATATTTTACAAGAGATTCGTAAAACGGCCTTCCCCGATGAACGGCATAGAACTCCTGGGCCTGATTTTTTGTGAGATGGATCATTCGGGCGGCGACAATCTTTAACTCCACCTTTTCAAAACGTTTCAAGCATTCCCCGATGAGGTTTTTGCCAACGCCATCCGGCTTGATAATCGACAGCGTTCTTTCTTTAGGCACGATAAATCTCCTTAAGACAGGGTGCGATCTCTACGAGACTTCTTGCCACACGAACCCCCGCTAACTCAAGTGCTTTTACCTTTTCCTTTGCGGTTCCCTTACCGCCGGCAATGATCGCTCCGGCGTGACCCATTCGCTTTCCCGGAGGGGCCGTCATTCCGGCGATAAAAGAGACGACCGGCTTTTTGACAGCTCTTTTGATGTAATCGGCCGCCTCTTCTTCAGCGTTCCCTCCAATCTCACCGATCATCACGATCGCCTCGGTCATCGGATCTTCATTGAAGAGTTTCAGGCAGTCGACAAAACTGGTCCCGGGGACAGGATCTCCCCCGATTCCGATACAAGTCGACTGCCCGAGCCCCATTCTCGTAACCTGGTCGACTGCTTCATAGGTGAGGGTTCCTGAACGTGAAACAACCCCCACCTTTCCCGGTTTATGAATGTGGCCTGGCATGATCCCGATCTTGCATTCGCCCGGTGTAATGATACCAGGGCAATTGGGGCCAATGAGTCGAGTTTTTCCCCCCATCATGTTTCTCTTGATCCGCACCATGTCGAGCACCGGGATTCCTTCTGTAATACAGACGACGAGATCGAGTTCGGCCTCCACGGCCTCCTGAATTGCTGTGGCGGCGAACTTTGGGGGGACATACACAACGGAAGTGGTTGCCCCCGTCTTTTCCTTCGCCTCCCGGACCGAATTGAAGATCGGTATCCCCTCAAACTCCTGTCCCCCTTTGCCGGGGACCACGCCGGCAACGACCCTTGTTCCGTAAGCGATACACTGCCGCGTGTGAAACTGTGCCGTAGTACCCGTGATTCCCTGGGTGAGGGCCTTCGTATTTTTATTAATGAGAATGGACATCGTTTTTAATGCACCATCTTGACCACTTTTTCCGCAGCTTTTCCAAGATGGTCCTCCGCAATGAGGGCCAGACCGGAATCCGCGAGAATTTTCTTCCCGAGATCGACATTAGTCCCCTGGAGTCTTACAACGACCGGAACCTTCAAGTGGACCTCTTTGGCGGCCGCTACAATCCCTTGGGCGATCGTATCGCATTTCATAATGCCGCCGAAGATATTGACAAGAATCGCCTTCACCTTTGGGTCGGCCAAAATAATCTTGAAGGCGTTCGTGACTTGCTCGGCAGTCGCTCCGCCTCCGACATCAAGAAAATTGGCCGGCTCTCCCCCTGCGAGCTTGATGATATCCATTGTGGCCATCGCAAGTCCGGCCCCGTTGACCATGCAACCGATCGTACCGTTCAAGCTGATGTAGGAAAGCCCATGCTTTTTGGCCTCGACCTCCTTCGGATCCTCTTCCTCCAGATCACGCCACGATTCAAATTCAGGGTGGCGGAAAAGGGCGTTGTCATCAAAATTAATTTTTGCGTCCAGTGCCAGCAGTTCACCCTCTTCCGTCACAACCAGCGGATTAATTTCCAGGAGAGAACAGTCAGACTGCAAATAGGCCTGATACAATGATTTAACAAATGGGAGAAATTGTCTGGTCAGTGTCCTATCAAACCCCAGTTTTTGGGCGATCCTTTCCGCCTCTTTTTCGTCGACTCCCGTCAGGGGGTCGACGGCGATCTTGAGGATCTTTTCAGGACTCTTCTCGGCGACCTCTTCGATTTCAACGCCCCCGTCCGAGCTCGCCATGAGGGTGACCCGCGACGTCACGCGATCCAAGACGGCCCCTAGATACAATTCCCTTTTGATCTGACAGCCTCTCTCAATGAGGAGGCGTTTGACAATTTTCCCCTCCGGTCCTGTCTGGTGCGTGACGAGCTTCATCCCAAAAATATTTCTTATGTGTGATACGGCCTCTTCCTCGGTTTTTGCTACCTTGACTCCACCTCCCTTGCCTCGTCCGCCGGCGTGAATCTGGGCCTTGACGACGAGAGGAAGCGGGAGACGCTTGGCAATCCGGAGCGCCTCATCGATTGAAAAGGCGGCTTGGCCTTCAGGAACCGGGACGCCGAACTTTTTGAGAAGCTCCTTCCCCTGATATTCGTGAATTTTCATTAAGGCAGGCTTCTAGCAAATAAGGGAGCCGTGGTGCAACCAGAATTAGGTCAGCTACATGTATTTAGTCTCTAATGGCAAAGAAAAAAGGATAAAGATCGTACCAAGGGGCCGGGCTTGTTCTTTTTTGATAATATTTTGCCCCCGACTCGGATAAGGTCCAAACCCAATCGGAGTTGGCGTCGTAATCCAGATTTTCAAGTCCAGCAGGGCCTTCATAAATTATTTCGCTTTGTGGAAAACCTCTGTCGTTGGGACCATTATAGGTTAATCGAACGATGTGGCTCGGATTATCCCCATAACTTGTGGTAACATAAAACTCATATTTATCTCCATCTGCGTTTTTGAGAGCGACCCCCTGAATTTTAAATGTTTGTCGTGGTCCTTTAAAAATATAAAGGGGGTTTGGATTTAATCCTCCGCCCGATTCAAAACGGTAGCCAAATATTTGCACTGGGTTTTCTTCATCAAACTTCCCTGTCCAGAGAATCGGTTGATGCAAGTGATCTTCGCTGATCGATAAGAATGAAAAAAAATTGTCTGTGCTGAAGGAATCGGCATCTTTGTAAAGCTCCGTAAATCCCCATCCGTTTTTGTTTATTTTGCCCCGGGTTATGGGAAAGCGGTGTATCTCTCCTCTGTCGGGGATGTAAAAGGCCTCCTCATGCCAAGCCACTCCCCCAACATGCCCAAAGTAACCGACATCGGGTGTTTCATAGAGGGCATAAACATGATTTAATTTTCCTTCCTGATCCATTTTTGCAATGAGAGAGGGTTGACGCTCTTCTTCATCGGCGACATTTTTATAATAAAAGGAGAGATAAAAAGAATCCCCCACTTTGTCGATTCCTTGGGGAATATAATGATAATTTAAGAGTGGGAGTGGTAATCTTTTTCTGACTTTTTCTTCGTTGCCATATTTGCTGATTGTTTTGCTGAGGCGGTGATCGAGGAGTTCCGTGTTTGAAAGATAGTCGTGATAAGAGGGCATTCCTTGATGGGGGGAATTGTCTTGAGGCATCAGGTTGAGTTTTAAATAGTTGTCGATTCCTGCCGCATAGTTGCGAACGGTGAGGGAATAGAGATAACCCTCATAATAGTCTCCCTGCCAATTTTTGCCCACAAGAGGTTTGTTCTTGCTCTGTCGTACTTTCCAAAATCCGCCCTTGTTTTCCTCGGCGACCTGTTCCCCATTGATAAAAAGCTGGCAAGAAAATTGATCATTTGTTTCTTTACATCGCAAAGCAACCCGCTGCCACTGATCTAACTTGATGAGATCGCCTGTTATTGTGAAGAGTTGGCGGCCTCCAAAATAGACTGATCGTAACCACGTTTGTCCAACCAAAGATCCATTTTTAATCATCAATGCAAATCCCGTTTCGCCAGAAATGTTTGTAAAAATGGGTCGTAGGTTGTCGACGCGTCTGGGAGAAAGGAAGGCTTCAATGGTATAGGAAGAGCGTTCATTCGAATCGTTCGTGTTGATTGCTTCCCTTCCCTGGATATAGCCATCGCCATCAAACAAGGTAAAATAATATTTTGGAAGGGAACCGGGGGCATCGAAAGTGATGATTTGTGTTTCATCTTTTTCGGTGGGCGAAATCCAAACGGGCCTTGGTGAAAAGTGTGGACGATAACGAAAGAGAACGCGGTGGTTATATTGGGTTCTTTCTTGGGCAATCAATGGTGTAGCAAGAAACAAGTGGAGCGTTACAAAAAACAGAATCGAAAACTTAAACATTTGAAAATTATACAAAACAACCAGGACTTTAGCAAACATTCCTAGGTAGGTAGGTGGTGTCCAAGTCAAGCCGGGATCATATCTTCTCCGACGAGGGACCTCTTCCTCCACTCGTCAAGGGAGACCTCATCATGAAGCGCCTTGTCGATCGAGCGATGGAGCTCGTCCAGACCGAACGGCTTGATGAGACAGTCGTAGATGCCGAGCCGCATTGCCTCCTCCAGATCGAGGGAGTCGACAAAACCGGTAATCAATATCACTTTTGTGTCAGGTGAAAAATCCTTAAGATGTTTGATTGCCTTGAGACCATCGAGACGGGGCATCTTGTAATCAACGATGGCCGCATCGAAACTCTTCCCCTTGCACATAAACAGAAATTCCTCTCCGTCAAAGGCGCATTTGACCTCATACCCTATTTTCTCGAGGAAACGCTGGAGCCCGTAGACCAGTATCTTGTTGTCATCGGCAATGATAATACTACTCATCTTGAAACCCTCCTGCCTGACTCTGTAGCAAACAGGATGCCAGTGGTCTCTTTCCCCACCAACCTCTTTGAAATAAAGGGCTATCTTTAAAACCCGATGCCCGGTTGTCTCTCTTCCGATCAGAACCTGTTTTCCGGATTCGGAAATGTTTATCCGGTTGCATCGATTTCCGGAAATGCAGTATGAGGAGCGATTCCATGGGGCTCAAAAACTTTGAGAGACTAAAAAACCTAAGCAGTTGGAGAAAACTCTCGATTGCTACTTGGCGTGCCCCCAACGATCCAACCGTCT from Deltaproteobacteria bacterium encodes:
- a CDS encoding NAD-dependent epimerase/dehydratase family protein — protein: MIPKKAFVTGATGFLGSHLIDRLLEKGWEVHALVRKSSNLRWLSGKKINLYYGDVVGDLAALREGLKEVDLCFHLAGVIRAARPSDYDKVNAEGTRNVLESLLQVNPKVGKVVVVTSLAASGPAQNGRPLNETDDCRPVTDYGKSKLKAEKIAMSYCDRLPVTIIRPPGIYGPRDTQIYHYFKMATRGFIILPRGGERRLNLVHSDDVVQGILLAAESPQSTGETFFIGDGENYSWEEIVDQVSAAVRPRGVFKLRLPKSMGYLLGGCGEIFMRLTGQIIPINLTNIKNFFKGNWILDIGKARRILGYRPTHPLAEGLQETAAWYRKQGWL
- a CDS encoding HEPN domain-containing protein, which encodes MKKLHEEWFDYARDDLAFAKAGLRDGFFSHVCVLSQQAVEKAMKGYLVYQDKSYPKDHGLIRLLKLMQVDWLDEHIGTLKKLSEYYVPLKYPDAAGALRGVSPDKKLAESSLNSAEGIVGLIESKTA
- a CDS encoding nucleotidyltransferase domain-containing protein gives rise to the protein MFDLLVKSAVRRKIIALFTINSSYEFYPQQVATEIKESPYAVGLELKYLTKGGLLEKVERTGTAFYRWNQKYPFTVEIKSIIEKMREDKNPEVLMISDLKRREEIERNVKQVLDDLKKYYDPEKVILFGSAATDHVGPNSDIDMVVIKETSLSYFKRVDQLVDLLNYDIDIDFLVYTPDEFAKAVKERPFFRDEIVKRGKILYEKAA
- a CDS encoding DoxX family protein, which gives rise to MVHCPWKARLEALGLLTLRVLIGYGIALHGWGKINGDMQGFADGVVTAKLGLPFPLVFAWAAALSEGVGGVLLALGLFTRLASFLILFTMGTAFFVFHATDPWDHKEMAFLYGGTALSLLLTGAGCYSIDALIFCRKKDKEACCS
- the ndk gene encoding nucleoside-diphosphate kinase; the encoded protein is MPKERTLSIIKPDGVGKNLIGECLKRFEKVELKIVAARMIHLTKNQAQEFYAVHRGRPFYESLVKYMTSGPVFVSVLEGDNAITKNREVMGATDPQKAAPGTIRRDFATSIDANVVHGSDGPETAKVEIRFFFPDL
- the sucD gene encoding succinate--CoA ligase subunit alpha, whose amino-acid sequence is MSILINKNTKALTQGITGTTAQFHTRQCIAYGTRVVAGVVPGKGGQEFEGIPIFNSVREAKEKTGATTSVVYVPPKFAATAIQEAVEAELDLVVCITEGIPVLDMVRIKRNMMGGKTRLIGPNCPGIITPGECKIGIMPGHIHKPGKVGVVSRSGTLTYEAVDQVTRMGLGQSTCIGIGGDPVPGTSFVDCLKLFNEDPMTEAIVMIGEIGGNAEEEAADYIKRAVKKPVVSFIAGMTAPPGKRMGHAGAIIAGGKGTAKEKVKALELAGVRVARSLVEIAPCLKEIYRA
- the sucC gene encoding ADP-forming succinate--CoA ligase subunit beta, giving the protein MKIHEYQGKELLKKFGVPVPEGQAAFSIDEALRIAKRLPLPLVVKAQIHAGGRGKGGGVKVAKTEEEAVSHIRNIFGMKLVTHQTGPEGKIVKRLLIERGCQIKRELYLGAVLDRVTSRVTLMASSDGGVEIEEVAEKSPEKILKIAVDPLTGVDEKEAERIAQKLGFDRTLTRQFLPFVKSLYQAYLQSDCSLLEINPLVVTEEGELLALDAKINFDDNALFRHPEFESWRDLEEEDPKEVEAKKHGLSYISLNGTIGCMVNGAGLAMATMDIIKLAGGEPANFLDVGGGATAEQVTNAFKIILADPKVKAILVNIFGGIMKCDTIAQGIVAAAKEVHLKVPVVVRLQGTNVDLGKKILADSGLALIAEDHLGKAAEKVVKMVH
- a CDS encoding response regulator, which gives rise to MSSIIIADDNKILVYGLQRFLEKIGYEVKCAFDGEEFLFMCKGKSFDAAIVDYKMPRLDGLKAIKHLKDFSPDTKVILITGFVDSLDLEEAMRLGIYDCLIKPFGLDELHRSIDKALHDEVSLDEWRKRSLVGEDMIPA